Within the Novosphingobium sp. SL115 genome, the region GTCTTGTGAATGTGCGTCAGTTCATGGATGAACAGCAACGCACGATAAAGCGCCAGCGCCGCGAACACGCCTGAAAGCGCGGCATAAAGCGGATTGTCGATCAGGATGGCACCGGCCAGCGCTGCATAGCCGAGCATTGCCGACACCAGCATGTCAGGCCAGTAGATTTCAGGCCGCGCGGTGGCGATATCGCGCGTAAGTTCCACCGCGGCGCGCAGCATGTCCTTGTCATCGGGCGTGCCGGCAAGACCCTTGGGCAGTTTGGGCTGTAATGGGGATTGACCAGCGGGCGCCGGTTGGGGACCATCAGCCCGATGGGCAAGCGTATCAGTAGCAATCATGCCAAATGTTCCAATGTGACCCTTATCGGCCTGACCTTTGCTGGGTGGCTGGCCAGACTTTTGCACCGCATGCATCCCCACGTGCGCAGCGCGGCTTGACAACATGCCGGATTGAACCGCAGTTCGCCCGGCAACACCCGCTTACCCGCAAACAAAGGCAAGATCGTGGCTCAGGGCGAAGTAATCATCACTCCCGTTTCCGGCAAGGCTGACCGCAAGGCCTTTGTCGATCTTGCCTATCACCTGAACGCCAGCGATCCCAACTGGGTGCCGCCGCTGCGGATGGAAGCCGAAGAACTGATTACGCCGGGCAAGAACCCGTTCTTCGAACATGCCGATGTGCAACTGTTCCTTGCCCGCCGTGCCGGCGCGGTGGTCGGGCGCATTTCGGCGCACATCGACCATCTGGCCATTGCCATGGACCCCAAACAGGGCATGGGCCCCGGCACCGGGAACTGGGGCCTGCTGGAAGCCGAGGATGAAGCCGTGGCGCAAGCGTTGATCGGCAAGGCAGAGGATTGGCTGCGCACCAAGGGCATGACCCGCGTGCTGGCACCGATTTCGATGTCGATCTGGGAAGAGCCGGGCCAGCTGGTCAAGGGCTTCGACCATCCGCCAACGGTGATGATGGGCCATCAGCCCGAACGCTATGACCATTATATCAAGGCCTTGGGCTATCAGCCCGCCAAGACGCTGAACACATTTGAGCTGGATATCACGCGCGATTTTCCGCCGCTCATCCAGCGTATTGTCCAGTCAGGCCAGAAGAATGCCAAAATCCGCATCCGCAACGTCGATAAATCGAAGTTCGATGAAGAAGCGGCGCTGATTCTCGACATTCTGAATGATGCCTGGTCCGACAACTGGGGTTTCGTGCCGTTCACCAACACCGAGATCAAATACGCAGGCAAGAAGTTCAAGCCGATCGTACGCGAAGACCTTATCATGATCGCCGAATATGAAGGCGAGCCGGTGGCCTTCATGATGACGCTGCCCGATCTGAACGAAGCGCTGAAGCCGATGGGCGGCAAGCTGTTTCCGTTCAACTGGGCCAAGCTGCTGTTGTGGCTGCGCAAACCGCAGGTGCGCACCATGCGCGTGCCGTTGATGGGCGTGCGCAAGCGGCTGCAATCGTCGCGACTGGCCAGCCAGCTGGCCTTCATGATGATCGAGGCGATCCGCCAGAATTCCCTGCGCGAATATGGCGCGACACGCAGCGAGATCGGCTGGATTCTGGATGATAATCAGGGAATGAACGCCATTGCCGAGGCGATCGATAGCCATGTCAACAAGATCTATGTGATTTACGATAAGGCGCTTTGAAGCGACCGGTCGCCACGCCGGAACGCGGAACCTGAAACAGGCGCGCGCGTTATATTTCAGCCAGTCCGTATCTTGACCGGCGTGAGGGGATCAGGCGTGCTCAACCAAGGCGAAAGGTCCATCAGGCAGGAACCGGCCCATCGGTCGCGCCCGCTTGGCCGCGCTCTGGTGGTGGAAGACGATGCCCTGATCGCCATGGAGATTGCGGAAGCGCTGGCCGATGCAGGTGCGGCTCCGGTCATTATCTGCGCCACGATTGCCGCCGCCATGGGCGAACTGGAGCGCGGCGTTCCTGCGTTGCTGGTGCTGGACGTGCATCTGGCGGACCGGGATGATGGCTGGGCCTTGGCCGAACTGGCGCACCAGCTTGGCGATGCGCCACCGCTGGTGCTGTTCACCACCGCAACGCCTGAAATGATCCCGCCATCTGCGGCAACGCTGGGGCACATGCTGCCCAAACCGTTCCGAACCGAAGATCTGGTGTCGCTGGTGCGAAGGCAGACATCGAGTGGCCTGCTGGCCCGCATCCGCAACGTCTTTTCAGGCTCCTGATCGTCTGTATTCAGGCGATAGCCTGAATCCTGCCTGATTTCCAACCACACCGATTTTCCCGGCCACCCCGATTTCCCCGACCGCGTCATGCGACACGGTCGGGGCGACGACCCGTCTTTCGAAAAAAGGTCCCCGCCGGGGTGCGACGGGGACCTTTCGGGATCGTATCACCAGCCGCTTGGACGGGAGGGGGGGTCTCGGCGGTGACAGAGCCTAAACGGACTGCATCCAGAACGGTTCCCAATCTTTTTAGGAATTTTTTTCCTTATTTTTCAGTGGGAATAATAACTTTAGATGTAACGACGCTGTGCGCTTTGCCCAGAATCTTCAATTTTGGCGAAACTGCGGACTGCATCCATATCCGGCACTCTGATGCCACCCATGGTCCAGTCCACCAGCCCGTGACGGCGCAAAGCCTGTAAGGTGCGATTGGTATGGACCAGCGAAAGCCCCAGCATATCGGCGATCTGACTTTGGGTAATGCCGATGGACAAGGTACCTTCGGACACCATGCCGGTGTCCAGTCCGCGCTGCATCAGAAATACCGCCAGCGCGGCCATGCGTTCGCGTGCATTGCGCTGCCCCAGCGATACGATATGTTCTTCCAGCGCGGCTTCTTCGTGCGCGGCCAGCCAGGTCAGATCGAAGGCCAGCCGGGGCTGGCTGGTCACCATGTCGAAAAAGCGCTCACGCGGAAACGCGCACAGCCTTGCCGGGGTCACCGCTTCGACGCCGTGCCCCATTTCAGCGTCGAGCGCGCCCTGCAACCCGATGAAATCACCGGGGAACATGAAGTTTATGATTTGACGCCGGCCATCATCCAGCAGCCGTGTGCGCATCAGCACACCAGACAGGATCGTATACAAATGGCGCGGCTTTGCGCCTTGGGGGAAAATGTGGTCACCCCGCAGGAAACGGGCTTCACCCTGTCTGAACGCGGCAATCCACTGCCGCAGATCTTCCGGGGGCTGCCGCAACCCCGGACATGCAGCCAACGGGCATGCTGCACATTGTGTCCCTTGCCCCTCGATCAGACCTTGAGTCCCGATCAGGTTTCCAGCCCCCGCATGCGCAGGGCCTTCATCATCACGCGCCATCGTGTTTCCTCCCATCCTTTCGGACGAAACATGCGTTGTATCTCATGCGCTATGTCAAATGACAGGGTTTGTTCCCGCAAGGTGCAGTAGTTCCCGCCCGGCAAATGTGTTGGGGACGGGCGTGGAACAGATAAATTCGGAACCTGCCTCTTCTGGTCCCCGCCATATCCTTGTGGTCGAAGACAGCGTTCTGGTGGCAATGGCAATCGAGGACGTATTGATCGAACGCGGCTTTACCGTCTGGGTGGCCACCTCGCTGGCCGAAGCGGAAGCCATAATCGCCAAAAACTCTCCAGTCGCGGCCCTGCTTGATCTGCAATTGCCCGATGGGCTTTCGGTCGATCTTGCCCAGAAGCTTCAGGACAATGGCTGCATCGTTGCGCTGTGTTCTGCGTTTGATGCCGACGACGTGCCGCAGGCCGACGATTTTGCCGCCCGCTTTACCAAACCTGTGTCACCGGACATTCTGGCGGACTGGGCTGTGGCTGCGCTGGCTGAGCGTGCGGCCGGTCAGGCTGCTGGCATCCTTTCCGGCGCTCCTGCAAATCTCCCTTGCGCTTCACCGGGAACCGAATGACAGTTCCCGGCGTTGGTGGTCACGATACTGACCGGGAAGGGGTACGAATGTCTCTGGGTGCCAAGGTTGCCAATCAGCTGCCCTATCTCCGCCGTTATGCGCGCGCGCTGACTGGAAGCCAGTCGGCGGGTGATTCCTTTGTACGCGCGACGCTTGAGGCAGCGCTGGCGGACGAAGATTTGCGCGCCACCATCGGCGAAGGCCGTCCGCAGCTTTACCATGCCTTCAACCGCGTGTGGTCAACCGCTTATGTCGACACAGTTGACCGTTCATCAGGGTTTGAAATTGGCGGGCACGAAGCGGCTGCACAGGAACGTCTGGCCGCGATGACGCCGATTAACCGGCAGGCTTTGCTGCTGACCACGCTGGAAGATTTCAGCATTGACGATGCTGCCTATATCATGGGCCGCGATGCGGATGAAGTTGAACGGCTGGTGCAGGATGCCATTGCCGAGATCGACCGCGAATCCACGACTTCTGTGCTCATCATCGAGGATGAGCCGCTAATTTCGATGCAGCTTGAAGATCTGGTCCGTTCGCTGGGCCACGATGTTTGCGGCATGGCTGCCACACGCACGCAGGCGCTGGAAATCGTGGCGCGCGAACAGCCGGGGCTGGTGTTGGCCGATATCCAGTTGGCCGATGGCAGTTCGGGTCTTGATGCGGTGGACGATATCCTGAAGATCGGGTCGGTCCCTGTCATCTTCATCACCGCTTATCCCGAACGTCTTCTCACCGGTGACCGGCCTGAGCCGACCTATCTCATTACCAAACCGTTTCAGGAACAAACCGTGCGCACCGCGATCAGCCAGGCATTGTTCTTCGGGTCGAGCCGCCCGCTGGATTAAGAGTTCAAGTCCGGCGGTTTTGCGCCGCCTGTCTTCTGAAGGGCCGTGTCCTGCCGGGCGCGGCCCTTTCCCGTTGGTATCTTTTGGCCCGTTGGTGCTTTTCTTCAGCCCCGGTTCTGGTCTTTGTTCTGACGGATAGTAAAGTCGGTCGCCTTGCGCACCGGAATCAGCAGGGTGCAACGCACTCCTTCAGGTTCGAACTTCAGGTCCACCGGGTTACGCAATTCGTGGGCCACTATCTTTTCGATCAGTTCGGTGCCGAAACCGCGCTTGCGCCGCATCGCGGTATCAATCGGCGGGCCGCCCCGCTCCACCCATGCGATACGGGCCAGATTTTCGCCCACCATTTCCCACATCACCGAAACCCTGCCGGTTTCAACGCTGAGTGCACCATATTTGGCCGCGTTGGTCGCCAGTTCATGGATAGCAAGGCCCAGCGAGAGTGCATCGTTGGGGGCAAGATCGACCTCAGGCCCGTCCATCACCAGATGGCGCCGCGCATCCTGTGCATATGGGGCGAGTTCGGCTTTCACCACCAGCGCCACCGGAGTTGACCCCCAATCAGACTGCGTCAGCAGATCATGCGTGGCGGACAGCGCCCGAATGCGGCCTTCCAGACTATCGGCAAAATCTGTCAGCCCGGTTGCCCGGCGGCGGGTGAGCGAAATGATCGACAGCACATTGGCCAACGTGTTCTTGACCCGATGGTTAAGTTCGCGGGTCAGCGAATTGCGGATCGAAGATTGCTGTTCGAACCAGGCGAGCGCAAGGCGATCTTCGGCCGCCTGTTGTGTAAGCAAACGGGCCAGAACCAGAAGCAAGGTGGCCACCAGCAGGCCGAACAGCAGTGTCATCACCGACACCGCAGTCAGCGTTGGGGTCGCCCGCGCCTCGATTTCAAGAACGAAGCGATGGCCGGATATGTCAATGGGCCTGCGCACCACGCGGCCGGAGACAAGTTCCGGCGCAACCGCCGCCATCAACGTGCGGCCCTTGGCGTCTTCATCATAAAGCCGCACGCCAGCCCCTTCGAGATGGGCGACATCGATAGAGGATTCAAGAAAGCGCTGGGCGTTGAACGGAGAATAGACAAACCCGCGCAGCTTTGGCGCGTCCCGGCCTGTCATGGCCTGAGCCGTAATATCCTGAATGGTGAATACCGGCATATAGACAAGAAAGCCGGGCGCTCCGCCCTTCCCTTTTGCCTGTCCTTCCTGCCGCAGCACGACATGGCCCGATGCCGTGGGCTGGCCGGTCCGCTCTGCTGCCTTCATGGCAGTGCGACGCGTAGCCTCGGAAAACATGTCAAACCCGACAGCGCGCCGGTTGCGTTCAGAATCAGGTTCCAGAAACATCACAGGCATGACGAACGGCCGATCGGCGCCCGGCGCAGGATAGATCGAGAAACTTTCCACACCGCTGCTGCGCATGATGGCCTCGACCGTGGGGATATCGTCACGATAGACTTTCATCGCCCAGCCAATGCCGTCGGACCCGACGTAGCGCCCGTCGAGATGAAGTTGACGGATGAATGTGCGGAACAGCGGTGCCTCAACGATCTGCTGGGTGGCAAACAGGGCAGCGCTGGAGCGCAGGTAAGCAGAATTGGCGTTGGAACGACGCTCAAGCCCGGATGCCACCATTTGCGCGGCTTGCGCAATCTGGGCGCTCTGGCGGCTGTTCTCGGTTGTTTCAATGGCGAACACGCTGAGCACCGTGACCGCCATGGTCAGGCTGAAAATCCCCACGGGGACGCCGCGCGGAAAGCGCTCGTACCACCGTGGAGAGAGCTTCTTCTGGGCGAGAAGCTTCTCCATCGCGCTAATTGATCCTCCTGACCTGACCCGATCCCGATCCGGGACAGCGCCGCCACCTCCATTGCACCGATTGCGCTGCAAAGGAATTACCTAGTGCACCACGATCACGGGAACCGACAGCGGCTGATTACGTTCCGAAAAACAAGCACTGCCCTGCCCCGCTGCAAAACCGCAGGCAGGGTGTTATGGAACTCGCATCTGCCGCGTCCGGGGGAACCTGCCCCAGCGGTCTGGTATCCGATTTGATTTTATCCCTGGAGGGGGAGGCGTTGTCAGAGCGAATGTCGAAAGAAAAACCGATGAATCCCGGTCAGCAAAGCCGGAAGGGTGGGAAACCCCAGCCTCCCGAATGGGCGGACGGTCTGAAACGTCTTTACGATTCCGTCGTAGATGAACCCCTGCCCGACAGTTTCGCCCAACTTCTCGAAAAGCTGGATGACAGCTCGCATGGCTGAGGCAGCAACCGCGCCGCGCCCGGCGAGCGATCCTGTTGCGTTCAAACGTGAACTCACTGCGGTCATCCCCCACCTTCGCGCTTTCGCACGCGGGTTGTGCGGACGCCCTGATCTGGCCGACGATCTTGTGCAGGAAGCCCTGTTGAAAGCATGGGCTGCGCAAGAGCGGTTCGAAGCCGGCACGTCGATGCGGGCATGGACTTTCGTGATCCTGCGCAATGCCTATCTTACCGACATGCGGCGCAACCGCTTCCGTGCCGACTATGATGAAACGGTAGCGGAACGGATTCTGGTGGCACCGGCTGCGCAGGAAGGGCCGATGCACCTTTCGGACATGCACCGCGCGCTGTTGACCCTGCCGCCTGAACGGCGTGAAGCGCTGTTGTTGGTAGGTGCTGGCGGCTTCAGCTATGAAGAAGCTGCGCAGATTTGCGACTGCGCCGTTGGCACCATCAAAAGCCGCGTCGGCCGCGCCCGCGCCACGCTGTCACAGATGATCGAAAGCGGCCAGATCCCGCGCCGCAGCACCGGCGATGCCATTGCCCATTCCGCAATCATGACCGAATTGAACGATACCGTACGCGATGGTGTGCCGATTGCCGGTTCTCATGAAAATGCGATGGAAGCCACGGCCGACAGCG harbors:
- a CDS encoding CHASE domain-containing protein, which gives rise to MEKLLAQKKLSPRWYERFPRGVPVGIFSLTMAVTVLSVFAIETTENSRQSAQIAQAAQMVASGLERRSNANSAYLRSSAALFATQQIVEAPLFRTFIRQLHLDGRYVGSDGIGWAMKVYRDDIPTVEAIMRSSGVESFSIYPAPGADRPFVMPVMFLEPDSERNRRAVGFDMFSEATRRTAMKAAERTGQPTASGHVVLRQEGQAKGKGGAPGFLVYMPVFTIQDITAQAMTGRDAPKLRGFVYSPFNAQRFLESSIDVAHLEGAGVRLYDEDAKGRTLMAAVAPELVSGRVVRRPIDISGHRFVLEIEARATPTLTAVSVMTLLFGLLVATLLLVLARLLTQQAAEDRLALAWFEQQSSIRNSLTRELNHRVKNTLANVLSIISLTRRRATGLTDFADSLEGRIRALSATHDLLTQSDWGSTPVALVVKAELAPYAQDARRHLVMDGPEVDLAPNDALSLGLAIHELATNAAKYGALSVETGRVSVMWEMVGENLARIAWVERGGPPIDTAMRRKRGFGTELIEKIVAHELRNPVDLKFEPEGVRCTLLIPVRKATDFTIRQNKDQNRG
- a CDS encoding Crp/Fnr family transcriptional regulator; the encoded protein is MARDDEGPAHAGAGNLIGTQGLIEGQGTQCAACPLAACPGLRQPPEDLRQWIAAFRQGEARFLRGDHIFPQGAKPRHLYTILSGVLMRTRLLDDGRRQIINFMFPGDFIGLQGALDAEMGHGVEAVTPARLCAFPRERFFDMVTSQPRLAFDLTWLAAHEEAALEEHIVSLGQRNARERMAALAVFLMQRGLDTGMVSEGTLSIGITQSQIADMLGLSLVHTNRTLQALRRHGLVDWTMGGIRVPDMDAVRSFAKIEDSGQSAQRRYI
- a CDS encoding NepR family anti-sigma factor, whose translation is MELASAASGGTCPSGLVSDLILSLEGEALSERMSKEKPMNPGQQSRKGGKPQPPEWADGLKRLYDSVVDEPLPDSFAQLLEKLDDSSHG
- a CDS encoding N-acetyltransferase; this translates as MAQGEVIITPVSGKADRKAFVDLAYHLNASDPNWVPPLRMEAEELITPGKNPFFEHADVQLFLARRAGAVVGRISAHIDHLAIAMDPKQGMGPGTGNWGLLEAEDEAVAQALIGKAEDWLRTKGMTRVLAPISMSIWEEPGQLVKGFDHPPTVMMGHQPERYDHYIKALGYQPAKTLNTFELDITRDFPPLIQRIVQSGQKNAKIRIRNVDKSKFDEEAALILDILNDAWSDNWGFVPFTNTEIKYAGKKFKPIVREDLIMIAEYEGEPVAFMMTLPDLNEALKPMGGKLFPFNWAKLLLWLRKPQVRTMRVPLMGVRKRLQSSRLASQLAFMMIEAIRQNSLREYGATRSEIGWILDDNQGMNAIAEAIDSHVNKIYVIYDKAL
- a CDS encoding response regulator — translated: MLNQGERSIRQEPAHRSRPLGRALVVEDDALIAMEIAEALADAGAAPVIICATIAAAMGELERGVPALLVLDVHLADRDDGWALAELAHQLGDAPPLVLFTTATPEMIPPSAATLGHMLPKPFRTEDLVSLVRRQTSSGLLARIRNVFSGS
- a CDS encoding sigma-70 family RNA polymerase sigma factor; protein product: MAEAATAPRPASDPVAFKRELTAVIPHLRAFARGLCGRPDLADDLVQEALLKAWAAQERFEAGTSMRAWTFVILRNAYLTDMRRNRFRADYDETVAERILVAPAAQEGPMHLSDMHRALLTLPPERREALLLVGAGGFSYEEAAQICDCAVGTIKSRVGRARATLSQMIESGQIPRRSTGDAIAHSAIMTELNDTVRDGVPIAGSHENAMEATADSDD
- a CDS encoding response regulator produces the protein MSLGAKVANQLPYLRRYARALTGSQSAGDSFVRATLEAALADEDLRATIGEGRPQLYHAFNRVWSTAYVDTVDRSSGFEIGGHEAAAQERLAAMTPINRQALLLTTLEDFSIDDAAYIMGRDADEVERLVQDAIAEIDRESTTSVLIIEDEPLISMQLEDLVRSLGHDVCGMAATRTQALEIVAREQPGLVLADIQLADGSSGLDAVDDILKIGSVPVIFITAYPERLLTGDRPEPTYLITKPFQEQTVRTAISQALFFGSSRPLD
- a CDS encoding response regulator transcription factor encodes the protein MEQINSEPASSGPRHILVVEDSVLVAMAIEDVLIERGFTVWVATSLAEAEAIIAKNSPVAALLDLQLPDGLSVDLAQKLQDNGCIVALCSAFDADDVPQADDFAARFTKPVSPDILADWAVAALAERAAGQAAGILSGAPANLPCASPGTE